The window GTCTATAAATTAGACCGCTTTGCTCGAAACACGAACGACCACCTTACGGTGCGGGCAACCTTGAAAAAATCAGGCACGGAACTTAGGTCGTCCACCGAGGTAGTTAGCGACGACCCTGCCGGCAAATTGATGGAGACAATGATTGCCAGCTTCGCGGAGTTCGACAACAATGTTCGTGCAGAAAGGACGCGGCTCGGGATGCGCGAACGAGCGCGGGCTGGTTATTGGGTTTGGGCTCCCCCGATTGGCTACCACAAGCCAATGGAGGGAAAGAAGACTAACATCGTTCCTGACCCCGCCAGAGCGCCGTTGATTAGACGCGCCTTCGAGGAATATGCCAAGGGCATTTACACTTACAAAGCACTGGCTGAATTGCTGGAAGATGCGGGGTTGAGGATGCCGAGCGGGCACGCTGTGTCATTTCAGACGGTCGAAAAAATACTTCACAACCCCATCTACTACGGAATCATACGCACGTCCGGTGAAGAATACGCTGGTTGTTTTGAGGCTATCGTTACGCGAGAGTTGTTTCTGACCTGTCAGAAAAAGACCATCGGCGGCGTGACCTCCGCCCCTGCACCTAGGTCTGTCAGCAACCCCGAGTTTCCTTTGCGGAAGTTCGTGGTCTGCGGCGAATGTGGGGCGTCGCTAACCGGCAGTGCACCGAAAGGAAGGCGCGGAAAGCATTACCCCTACTATCACCACCAATCAGACAGATGCCAGAAAGTCAGATTCATCCCAAAGGAGGCTTTCGAGCAACAGTTTCTCGAATTCTTGGATTCCGTATCTCCCAGCGTCCGTTATCAGGAGCTTTTCAAGGCAGTGGTACGGGACGTTTGGCAGTCAAACTACAGGGCATTGGATGACCAAAATGCCAAGGTGCGGAGAAGTCTGGAAAAATTGGAGCAAGAAAGACAACAGATTTTTGAGCTTCATCGCAAGGGCACATATTCTGACGAAGACTTCTTAAGCCAGAAAAAACTAGTTAATCAGCAAATTGAGCGGCTGGAGGGATTGCTTGATACGCGCAAGGGCGAAAGGTTCGACATGGATGCGGCACTGACACACTGTTTCAATTTCGTTGGCAACGCCACAGGAACTTGGTTGAATCTGAAGGACAACCACCCAGCAAGAATTCGGTTCCAACAGTTGCTGTTCAGGGAAAAACTTACTTTCGACGGCAATAAATTTGGAACCCCAGTTTTATCGCTTGTCCTAGAACAAAAGAAGACTTCTCTTGTCGAGAAGTCCTCTTTGGTAGCCCCACGGGGAATTGAACCCCGATTACCACATTGAAAGCGTGGTGTCCTAACCATTAGACGATGAGGCCGGGTTGGTTTTTGGCTAATAGCTATTGGTCATTAGCCAAATGTGCGTGAGAAGAAGATTAGTAAAAATATGGCCGTTCGTCAAGGCGGAAACGGTCCATGGAAAAGCGGGGGAGCATCATGTTCGGTTTGACACGGGTAAGAAGTTGTGTTGAGATCAGTCCGCTCATTCAAACCCAGGAGGATGCGATGGGAAAAGACGGATGTCGTGGTTGCGGCAACTGCCATTGCGACGAACTGAAAGCGGCGCTGTTCGATCTCGCGGTCGTGCTCCAGGAAGCCTGGTCACGCGAGACCGCGGCGCCGTCGTGTCAGGACGCTTGGGGACCCGGGAACATGTGTCTCGGCCAATGCGCCGTGACCGCGCTCGTGGTCCAGGATCGCTTCGGCGGCGAGCTCCTGCGGGTCGTCCCATCCAGCGGCGGGTCGCATTACTATAACCGCCTGCCGAACGGCATGACCGTCGACTTCACGTCCGGCCAGTTCCCGCCGGAGACCGGGTTCTCGGCGCCCGAGGTCCGCAGCCGCGAGTACGTCCTGGATTCGCCGGGCGCCGCCGCGGCCAGGACGCGAGAGCGCTACGAGCTGCTCAAGGCCGCGATCGAGAATGTCGAAGATTCGTTCGAAGAGTGACCCTTCCGGAAAAACTGGCCGCACACCATGGTGTGCGGTTTTTTTGTCCGTCGCTTTGCCGCCAATAAAAAAGCCGCCCCGTAGGAGGCGGCGGAGACGATGGGCGAACGATCACTTGATCTCGACGATCTTGACGCCGAGCAGCCAGACCATGACCTTGGCCAGGGCGCGCATACGCTCGAGCTTGCCGTGGCGGTAGTGCAGAAGGAACGTGCCGTCATGTTCGCGATGCAGCCACCAATCGTTGAACGAACCGATCTCCCAACGATCGCCGTATGAACGCCAGGCCAGATCGCGGCCATAGATGATATGGCACAGCCGGTCGGCCAGTTCTTGCGGGGTCCAGCGCGCGGCCTTGAATCGGATCATTTCGGACCTCCGGGCGGGTAAGGCGCTGCCAAGGGCGGCGTGACCTTAACGAAAAAACCGCCCCTTGTCCACCCCGCCGTTCGCGAACGGAGTGGTCCAGGCGGCGGCCGGTCGGCGGCGGTTCATTTCACATGGACGAGGAAGATCGCCAAAAGCGCCGCGACGATGCCGAGCCCGTTCCAGACGTTGAATGATTCTTTGAGGACCAGGATGCCGGCGGCCGTCGAAAAGATCACGGCCATCATGCCGATCGTCACCGCCATGCGCGAGAGGTCGAGTTTGGAGATGGCGTAGAGCTGGACCAGGAAGCCGATCATCGCCAACACGAGCGTGGCGATGAAGGCCGGGCGGGCGAGAGTCGCCAAGTTGAAACCTTGGGCCGAGAAGATCATTTTCTTCCAGAGATCCGAGGCGGAGTATAAAAGTTGGGCCGCGACGAGAGCAAGGTAGGACATAGCGAAGACGGGTCAGACTAGGATTGCATATGTGGCAATCTTAGCATGAGAGTGCGGGAGTTGGGGAGTGCAGGCGTCGAAGTTGCGGAGTCCGGGAGTTACGAAGTCACGGAGCCGGATATTTTGACTCCGCAACTCCGTAACTCCCTGACTCTGTCTCTTCCGTCATTGACTTCTCCCGTCTCCCGGCTAAGATAGCGCTGTTCTTTCTCATCAATAAAAAGGAGGCCGCCGATGGCTTGGCCAAAACTGCTGGTGCTGGTGCGCCACGCCGAATCTAAGAGCAATGTTCTTTCCGCCAATGAGCGCGCGTCTTTCGAAACGGCCCCGCACACCTATCCGCTCACAGAGCGCGGGCGGCAACAGGCCGCGGTGACTGCCGCGTATCTGCAGCGGCGTTTCGGCCGCTTCGACACCCGGTACACTTCGTACTACGGCCGCGCCAAAGAGACCATGGAGATCCTCTGTCCGGGCGAAAAGTATTGCGAGGATCCGCGGCTGGCCGAAGCTCAGCGCGGCATTTGGCACGCCATGACCCGCGACGAGATCCGCGAGCGTTTTCCGGAGGAGATCCGGCGCCGCGACCGCGAGGGGTTTTACCACCATCGTCCGATCGGAGGCGAGAACTGGCCGGACGTCGAATTGCGCATCCGCAGCTTTCTCGACACGCTGACCCGCGATCATGCCGGCGCCCGGGTGCTGCTCGTCGTCCACAGCCACTGGCTCGTGCTGTGCCAGCGGCTCATCCACGGCTACTCCATCGAAGAGTGCGTGCGCCGTTATCGCGAACAGCTGGTGGAGAACGCCTCTGTCACGGCTTACGCAGGCCATGATCCTTGGTTGTTCGGCCGTCCGAGCCTGGAACTCACGCTCGACGCCGTCGTCCCTTGGAAAGATCTGCTACCCTGAATCTTTAGCCCCGTTAAACGGGGCTTTTATTAATCTTCGAAATTTTCGAGACCGTTACGGCCGCTAGGCGGCGGCGGGTGGACACGACCACAGACATGTTATAATCTTGGCGCACTGAATATGAGGATCCTGGGCATCGAATCATCCTGCGACGAATCAGCGGCCGCTTATTTGGAGGTGGACGAGCGCGGCATCCGCCGTTTCGAACACCTGGTCGCGAGCCAGGCGATCCACGCCAAATACGGCGGGGTCGTGCCGGAAGTGGCGGCTCGCGAGCACGCCGCGACTTTGCCGTTGCTGCTCGCCGCCCTCGCGGAGAAGGTCGTCGGCCGGGAAGACGGCCGTGCTTTGGGTCGCGTGGTCGATGTCGTCGCGGCGACGCGCGGGCCGGGTCTCGTGACCTCGCTCAAGGTCGGTCTGGATACTGCGCGAGCGCTCGCGTCCGGCTGGGGCAAGAAGATCGTCGGCGTGAATCACATCGAAGGACACATCTATTCCAACTGGCTGCCGGGCGCGGACCTGGAGCATGAATTCGGAGCGAGTCCGAAGAACATCCTCCCAGCGCTCGTCCTGGTCGTCTCCGGCGGGCACACCGAACTCCTGCTCATGCGTGGCCACGGCCGCTACGAGCTGCTTGGCGCGACGCGCGACGACGCGGCTGGCGAAGCCTTCGACAAGACCGCGAAGCTCATGGGTCTCGGTTATCCCGGCGGCCCGGCGCTCGCGCGGCTGGCGGAAAAAGGCGACGCGCGGTTCCAGGATTTTCCGCGCCCGATGATCCGCGATCCGCATTATGATTTTTCGTTCGCCGGCCTGAAGACGGCGGTGCGTTATTTCCTGCAGGCCCGGCCCGAGATGGCCGCGGACGAAAAATTCCTGGC is drawn from Patescibacteria group bacterium and contains these coding sequences:
- a CDS encoding EamA family transporter, with protein sequence MSYLALVAAQLLYSASDLWKKMIFSAQGFNLATLARPAFIATLVLAMIGFLVQLYAISKLDLSRMAVTIGMMAVIFSTAAGILVLKESFNVWNGLGIVAALLAIFLVHVK
- a CDS encoding histidine phosphatase family protein, whose protein sequence is MAWPKLLVLVRHAESKSNVLSANERASFETAPHTYPLTERGRQQAAVTAAYLQRRFGRFDTRYTSYYGRAKETMEILCPGEKYCEDPRLAEAQRGIWHAMTRDEIRERFPEEIRRRDREGFYHHRPIGGENWPDVELRIRSFLDTLTRDHAGARVLLVVHSHWLVLCQRLIHGYSIEECVRRYREQLVENASVTAYAGHDPWLFGRPSLELTLDAVVPWKDLLP
- the tsaD gene encoding tRNA (adenosine(37)-N6)-threonylcarbamoyltransferase complex transferase subunit TsaD, whose protein sequence is MRILGIESSCDESAAAYLEVDERGIRRFEHLVASQAIHAKYGGVVPEVAAREHAATLPLLLAALAEKVVGREDGRALGRVVDVVAATRGPGLVTSLKVGLDTARALASGWGKKIVGVNHIEGHIYSNWLPGADLEHEFGASPKNILPALVLVVSGGHTELLLMRGHGRYELLGATRDDAAGEAFDKTAKLMGLGYPGGPALARLAEKGDARFQDFPRPMIRDPHYDFSFAGLKTAVRYFLQARPEMAADEKFLADVAASTQQAIVDVLAAKALRAARASKVKTVMLAGGVAANASLRAALRQVLAAELPAVRFVEPPIRYCTDNAAMIAAAGYFSARRRRFGDPRKLDVDPGWELGRTEKI